In one Plasmodium reichenowi strain SY57 chromosome 7, whole genome shotgun sequence genomic region, the following are encoded:
- a CDS encoding hypothetical protein (conserved Plasmodium protein, unknown function), with translation MTTVLTLILPLINMNKFVKEIKTFKRTILLKGSPAFKISVWFSGITVGLVWILFSEYNEPKNNNLFFKKKKADIFTNEEIEKWNKPYISNANNNSLILNSNLTADEKRKQLLKEIK, from the exons ATGACCACAGTACTTACCTTAATTTTACCCTTAattaatatgaacaaatttgtaaaagaaataaaaaccTTTAAAAGAACCATATTACTTAAGGGAAGTCCAGCATTCAAAATTAGTGTATGGTTTTCAG GAATAACTGTTGGCCTCGTTTGGATTTTATTTAGCGAATATAACGAaccaaaaaataataatttgttttttaaaaagaaaaaagcAGATATTTTTACCAATGAGGAAATTGAAAAATGGAACAAACCGTATATATCCAACGCGAATAATAATTCTCTAATACTTAATTCGAATTTAACAGCTGATGAAAAGAGGAAGCAACTTTTaaaggaaataaaataa
- a CDS encoding tRNA pseudouridine synthase D, putative, with translation MVFLDIRNNLLRLRHDLNLIVTRKKYHKFIGASHNYSSVYLEEEDVGINHFMSDLLDIEKDEKVKGEKKKNKTNNIEKGKDNLECVFKYKCEDFHVYEINKNRNILNLKYIREKLMSDKLKRKEYDNYKKNDMIIYLNQYNKALQDNVLKNNYKEKEEKIENNLNILLNNHSNEECLHFILYKVNKDTQEAIREISKVSGIPITSFHYSGFKDKRSVSTQIISTKLKYLKELNNLKDYYVNKKNKKLLICNIEKVRDKKKIELGEHYGNKFIVVLRNVQNNEDYLRDRIKYIKKYGFINYFGMQRFGIYKNTFNKGRVLISRNYKEYINYVLDPHIFEKRQYCGNYIKDSISIYMKKACELYHKRGKDGDRVKNASVAFRYITHKMNKLLTKIREHEKESTLMVPFNNNNNNNISSSSSSVQYKNEINNKMNNHINSSSKNKNYVNHKYLYSYMTNSEYEAFILLRNLYLFEKNKKDMNNVSFNEMDKKDNLDNIKEQHDDNNFYINKIRCVKGISMETRRFHMHSYSAKIFNLLTSYRLYNFGIILTKGDYIITKEKQTLSKELKNQHNYITIYDNETNCFNIHNVVLPVLGSMSPRLSYLNVFLSFYRKYYMKNVRLVFMEILFYLIYILYEDNLFRPKENVINSFLGNLKDYVFSIEKKTNNFRINESIHIFCKDILFKKYPIKNIVYLIKVFDKYINSFEYEYGMTCVFRNIIVLPKNLYFSFTKYNEPKVKFVQDLYLINLSNKNNMLNTENNNENNKKLKNYIIINDHIRHDKSLTTTQIKVEQDAKDIYGKNDTLSYNQGDFKNNISKKNVIYNYNALILSFSLYSSSYATMLIRELYGKKNELLVHNLIQNCKKYDQRVRDSK, from the coding sequence ATGGTTTTTCTTGATATTcgaaataatttattacGTTTAAGGCATGACTTAAATTTAATTGTAACACGTAAGAAATATCATAAATTCATTGGCGCTTCGCATAATTATTCTTCTGTATATTTAGAAGAAGAAGATGTTGGTATTAATCATTTTATGAGTGATTTATTAGATATagaaaaagatgaaaaggtaaaaggagaaaaaaaaaagaataaaactaataatatagaaaaagGAAAGGATAATTTAGAATGCGTCTTTAAATATAAGTGTGAAGATTTTCACGTTTATGAAATTAATAAGAATAGaaacattttaaatttaaaatatataagagaaaaattaatgagtgataaattaaaaagaaaagaatatgataattataaaaagaatgatatgataatatatttgaatcaatataataaagCATTACAAGataatgttttaaaaaataattataaagaaaaggaagaaaaaatagaaaataatttgaatatattactTAATAATCATTCAAATGAAGAATgtttacattttattttatacaaaGTTAATAAAGATACTCAAGAAGCAATACGAGAAATTAGTAAAGTGTCAGGGATTCCAATTACAAGTTTTCACTATTCAGGTTTTAAAGATAAAAGAAGTGTTTCTACTCAAATAATATCAACTAAATTAAAGTACctaaaagaattaaataatttaaaagattactatgtaaataaaaagaataaaaagttattaatatgtaatatagaaaaggtgagagataaaaaaaaaattgaattAGGCGAACATTATGGAAATAAGTTTATAGTAGTATTAAGAAATgtacaaaataatgaagaCTATTTAAGAGatagaataaaatatataaagaaatatggatttataaattattttggTATGCAAAGATTtggtatatataaaaatacatttaataaagGTAGGGTACTTATATCAAGAAACTAtaaggaatatataaattatgtCTTGGATCCCCACATTTTTGAAAAACGACAATATTGTGGAAATTACATTAAAGATAgtataagtatatatatgaaaaaagCTTGTGAACTGTATCATAAAAGAGGAAAAGATGGGGACAGAGTGAAGAACGCATCAGTTGCATTTCGTTATATTACTCATAAGATGAATAAATTATTGACTAAAATAAGAGAACATGAAAAGGAATCGACATTAATGGTAccatttaataataataataataataatattagtagtagtagtagtagtgtacaatataaaaacgaaattaataataaaatgaataaccatataaatagtagtagtaaaaataaaaattatgtgaatcataaatatttgtattcTTATATGACAAACTCTGAATATGAAGCTTTTATTCTTCTTCGAAATTTATATCTATTcgaaaaaaataaaaaggacATGAATAATGTGTCATTTAATGAAATggataaaaaagataatttggataatataaaggaacaacatgatgataataatttttatataaataaaataagatGTGTTAAAGGAATAAGTATGGAAACAAGAAGATTTCATATGCATTCATATAGTgcaaaaatatttaatttattaacatcttatagattatataattttggAATCATATTAACTAAAGGtgattatataattactaAAGAAAAGCAAACACTAtcaaaagaattaaaaaatcagcataattatataacaatatatgataatgaaacaaattgttttaatatacataatgTTGTTTTACCAGTTCTTGGTAGTATGTCCCCTAGGTTATCCTatttaaatgtatttttatcgttctatagaaaatattatatgaagaaTGTGAGATTAGTTTTTAtggaaatattattttatttaatttatatattgtatgAAGATAATTTGTTTAGACCTAAAGAAAATGtaattaattcttttttaggaaatttaaaagattatgtattttcgatagaaaaaaaaactaatAATTTTAGGATTAATGAATcaatacatatattttgtaaagatattttatttaaaaaatatcccataaaaaatatagtaTATTTGATAAAAGTATTTGATAAGTATATAAATTCCTTTGAATATGAATATGGAATGACTTGTGTTTTTAGAAATATAATTGTATTACCcaaaaatttatatttctcttttactaaatataatgaacCCAAAGTAAAATTTGTTCaagatttatatttaataaacctatcaaataaaaacaatatgCTTAATacagaaaataataatgaaaataataaaaaattaaaaaattatataataataaatgatcATATAAGGCATGATAAAAGTTTGACAACAACCCAAATTAAAGTAGAACAGGATGcaaaagatatatatggTAAAAACGATACTTTGTCATATAACCAAGGtgattttaaaaataatataagtaaaaaaaatgttatatataattataatgcTTTGATATTAAGCTTTAGTTTATATTCTTCGTCTTATGCTACTATGTTGATAAGAGAATTgtatggaaaaaaaaatgagtTGTTAGTGCACAATCTTATACaaaattgtaaaaaatatgatcAAAGGGTAAGAGATTCAAAATga
- a CDS encoding AP-4 complex subunit beta, putative, whose amino-acid sequence MSPSQSEINKLKDVLKKLPQEKNDDKKREVLKKVIAYMTLGVDVSKLFPDIIMISSTNDIIQKKMIYLYLNNYAETNSELSLLTINTLQKDSKDDDPIIRGLALRTFCNLRINNLFEYIEGPLFNGLNDKNSYVRRIAIISCVKLIKMNPDLSIRNDIIKILKNKLLDKDPQCIINSVHALNEILIDEGGLKVNKEIVFNMLNKLSHFNEWGKSVILYIVSTYIPENEDEMYDIMNILENHIRDFSSTVFLACLKCFLNFSINDTNLQIQIFQRMKDPLLTLISTSSNEIAYIVLLHTNLLLHEANKLNYKIFDYDYKHFFFRYNDLTYIKDIKLDILVSVASKNNVVLIINELSEYISDANVEIAQKAIESIGSIALKIPKCISRVVELSLSNFMTMNYSYICSATIKILVNILRKYEEYTKLIIEEIIKHGNRLIDNGGIISYIWIIGEYCEYIEEAPYLLEEYINLRNCSYLFMLELLTACVKVLYRRPAEMKNIVSTLFNNILKNYKYPELTDKMFFYYKLLRYNYKEAFHIIACKKKIVKNFSESNENLLLDKLYNEFNTLSVLYKQPLNKFVEYSKIAFGAVYDPEENSDITKDSTSQLNGYDNTEDIHLNNHYTSDHMYNDVIDHKHTIPDKSENNNDNKNNNNDNNNNNNNNNNNNNNNNNNDNNNLLNINEDILIMDEQNAITNQNNKYNKYNNNNNNNNTLTNQEQKTNKNVSTNLHDVIINTENNNAIINMDHIYNTSTFKKLKNIIIDVDSINPEVYQTQWNALPEQNNEKIFLRKNYYNLQLDTIDQLISKYNLITLASGEIEQCLKFYMYSQLYTKHYIFIELIFNKRDNSINWIFKSECNDENLIEQFTDCFRDIFLDFM is encoded by the exons ATGTCTCCAAGCCAA aGTGAAATTAACAAGTTAAAAGAcgttttaaaaaaattacctcaagaaaaaaatgatgataaaaaaagagaagTGTTAAAAAAGGTAATAGCCTATATGACTTTAGGTGTGGATGTATCCAAGTTATTTCCAGATATCATAATGATATCTAGTacaaatgatataatacagaaaaaaatgatatatttatatttaaacaaTTATGCAG AAACAAACTCAGAATTGTCCCTACTAACGATAAATACACTTCAAAAAGACAGCAAAGACGATGATCCTATAATACGTGGTTTAGCCCTACGTACTTTTTGTAATCTaagaattaataatttatttgaatatattgAAGGTCCTTTATTTAATGgtttaaatgataaaaattcATATGTTAGAAGAATTGCAATTATTAGTTGtgtaaaattaattaaaatgaaTCCTGATTTATCGATAAGaaatgatattataaaaattttaaaaaataaattattagaTAAAGATCCTCAATGCATTATAAATTCTGTACATGctttaaatgaaatattgATTGATGAAGGTGGATTAAAAgtaaataaagaaattgtatttaatatgttaaataaattatctCATTTTAATGAATGGGGGAAAAGCgtaattttatatatagtaaGTACATATATACCAGAGAATGAAGATGAAATGTATgatattatgaatatattagaaaatCATATAAGAGATTTTTCTTCAACTGTCTTTCTAGCTTGTTTGAAATGCtttcttaatttttctattaATGATACAAATTTACAAATACAGATTTTTCAAAGAATGAAAGATCCATTACTTACATTAATTTCAACTTCGTCCAATGAAATTGCCTATATTGTTTTGTTACATACCAATTTATTATTGCATGAAGCTAATAAATtgaattataaaatttttgaTTATGACTATAAGCACTTTTTCTTTAGATATAATgatttaacatatataaaagatataaagTTGGACATTCTTGTATCAGTAGCATCAAag aaTAATGTGGTTTTAATAATCAACGAATTGAGTGAATACATTTCAGATGCTAATGTTGAGATTGCTCAAAAAGCCATAGAATCCATAGGATCCATTGCATTAAAAATTCCTAAATGCATTTCAAGGGTGGTAGAATTATCTTTGTCAAATTTTATGACAATgaattattcttatatatgtagtgctacaataaaaatacttgtgaatattttaagaaaatatgaagaatatacaaaattaattatcgaagaaataataaaacatgGTAATAGATTAATTGATAATGGTGGTATTATATCTtatatatggataataGGTGAATACTGTGAATATATTGAAGAAGCTCCATATCTTTtagaagaatatataaatttaagaaattgttcttatttatttatgttagAATTATTAACGGCTTGTGTTAAAGTTTTATACAGAAGACCTGCTGAAATGAAAAACATCGTTTCtacattatttaataatatattaaaaaattataaatatccTGAACTTACAGATAAAAtgttcttttattataaactcttaagatataattataaagaaGCATTTCATATCATTGcttgtaaaaaaaaaatagtcAAAAATTTCTCTGAATCGaatgaaaatttattattagataagttatataatgaatttaATACCTTATctgtattatataaacaacCTCTAAATAAATTTGTTGAATATTCAAAAATAGCTTTCGGAGCCGTGTACGATCCAGAAGAAAATAGTGACATAACAAAAGATTCCACTAGCCAATTAAATGGTTATGATAATACAGAAgatattcatttaaataatcaTTATACATCTGATCATATGTACAATGATGTAATAGATCATAAGCACACAATACCTGACAAAAgtgaaaataataatgataataaaaataataataatgataataataataacaataataacaataataacaataataacaataataacaataatgataataacaatttgcttaatattaatgaagatatattaattatggATGAACAAAATGCTATAAcaaatcaaaataataaatataataaatataataataataataataataataatacattaaCAAATCAAGAacaaaaaacaaataaaaatgtttcAACAAATTTACATgatgtaataataaatacagaaaataataatgcaataataaatatggatcatatatataatacatctacctttaaaaaattaaaaaatattataatcgATGTTGATAGTATAAACCCTGAAGTATATCAAACACAATGGAATGCATTACCtgaacaaaataatgaaaaaatttttttaagaaaaaattattataatttacaaTTAGATACTATTGATCAATTAATATccaaatataatttaataacaCTTGCATCAGGAGAAATTGAACAATGTcttaaattttatatgtactCTCAGTTATATACCAAAcattatatctttattgaattaatttttaacAAAAGGGATAATTCAATTAATTGGATTTTTAAATCTGAATGTAATGACGAAAATTTAATTGAACAATTTACCGACTGTTTTAGagatatttttttagaTTTTATGTAA